Within Brachyhypopomus gauderio isolate BG-103 chromosome 4, BGAUD_0.2, whole genome shotgun sequence, the genomic segment AAACTGCCTACTAACAATTTTCTATGTGCTTTGTATATTATATTGTAGTGTATCTCTAGATAGTTTTCTGGTTCTGGTTTTCTGCATTACAACGTGTGTTGGACTATTGAGCATATGCATGATGGGTATTTTAGTATAAACAAACATCTTGTCATTTGGCTTTTTAGGGCAAGCAGAAGCAGACGAAGAGAACCACCACGTTTTTCCAGTTCTGTAACGCAGACTCGGGCATCCTACTGTGCACCGATGTGGCCGCCAGAGGCCTGGACATCCCAGAGGTGGACTGGATAGTCCAGTATGACCCACCCGATGATCCCAAGGTACAACAGCTGACATTTAGCTTTTGCGCAAGCCGCTGTGTTGCAGGGATGGAGAACTATGCACTGTGATTTCGAGTAACGGCATCTTCATTCCGAATGAGGTCATTTGCCCCCTGacctttttttttccttttcgtTCTCAGGAGTACATCCACCGGGTGGGCAGAACCGCTCGTGGTATTAATGGTAGGGGACACGCTCTGCTCATCCTCAGACCAGAGGAGCTCGGTTTCCTGCGTTTTCTCAAGCAGGCCAAGGTAATGTTTTAAACTTTAGAACTGTCCAGCTATAAACAGGGAATATTGGAACATTTAGCAGCACACACAcgagtctgtctctctcaataTTTACTTTGATGTGTCTTTCTTTAAGGTTCCACTGAGCGAGTTTGAATTCTCCTGGAGTAAGATCTCAGATATTCAGACGCAGGTAGGTCAATATGAAAAAGCATCTGCTATTAAACTGTGTATTAAAAGGAAATGAAGATTGATAACCACACAAATATCATATTCCCCAGTTGGAGAAGCTGATTGAGAAGAATTATTACCTGCACAAGTCCGCTCAGGAGGCCTACAAGTCATACGTGAGGGCATACGATTCCCACTCTCTGAAACAGATCTACAACGTGCAGACGCTGAACCTCCCCCAGGTGGCGCTGTCGTTTGGCTTCAAAGTACCACCTTATGTCGACCTCAGTATCCTTTCATTATTTTGTCTGTATGTGGCTGTGTGCTGCAACACATGGTTATTAATTCTCTTATCATTAAAACTTGTCCAGTGTTAGAAAATGTCATATCTTAAAATCGTTAAGAGCTTATACCAACGTGAAATGTGGCATGCTGATATGAGGGACAGTTTTAGGGTGCTTAATGGATTCGTTTGACGATTCTGGCATTTTAAAGTAAGTTTGCTTTAGCACAAGCGGCCATATTGCTCCTTAACACGCTTCCTTGTAGACGTGAACAGCAGCAAAGGAGCCAAGCTGCACAAGAGAGGAGGGGGCGGCGGCTTCGGCTACCAGAAATCCAAGAACACGCAGAAGGCCAAGATCTTCAAGCACGTCAACAAGGGCAGAAGAGACCGCCGCCAGTTCTCCCGCTGAGGAGGAAGGCTTTTGACCCATAATGCTTCAGGATACAGGGAAAGAACCCGCTGGAATACCACGCAGAGGCTTTGATGTAAAACATGGTTCTGTTCTTTTGGATGCATGGCAGCCCTGTTGGACTACAGAACCTTGAGCCGTTTCCATTCCGTATCACTAGAGAAATCCCCAACGCCGTGTGTTTATAAGGAGTCTGATTTCAATTTAATTGTACATTTTCTTCCTGATTTGTCCTCTTTGTACTACTGGAGTGACTGCtctattaaaaataataataaaccctaaTGTGACGTGTAGTCATCTTGACATGAGAATATCCTTGTGCTTATTAGACAGACAGTTACAATATAAggattggaaaaaaaaaacatggatcAGACTCTGAATGTTACCATAAAGTCTATATGGAATAAAATATGCCCATATTCAAAGTCAGTATTACATCTCAAACATTGTGGATTAGTTTAAATTATATGCTTAAGTTAAAGCATACAGCATATAACAAACTACCCAAAACAGAATATTGCAGATTAAATTTTATAACAATTGCTAACAGTTACAAGCAGGATCCAAAGAGTCGAATGATGTAAAACAACATACAAATATGCACTGGATTAATTGACGTTCATTTACAAGTATGTTTGGCACTGTAAGAGACATCTCAAACCCAGGAATACCCATGATTAAGGCTTTTTTGACAACGAATGCAGAAAACCTGCACTGGTGGCTCAGACATTTCTGAATGGTTGTAAGTTGAATGCAAGTTCTCGACATCTAGCCTGCCCCCTCGCGTGTTGGTTAAGGGTCGTCGGTGCTTACCGTAGCACTGGACCCCACCACACTGGAATGAGAGTCTGTGTAAAGACACGTGAAACTACAGACCCGAAGCTTCCAACATAAAGGCAACGGTGCGTATGGGACTAGGACGCTCCCTTCGCCCTCAGCTTAGACAGAAGCATCTCGTTCTTCCGGCACTCCTGTGGAACGCAGACAGAGAGCACGCTCAGATAAAGCTTTTAAAGCGGTCATTTCAGTCTCGTGCGTCACAAGCAAGTTGGTGGGCAGCTGCCTCGAGTCCTCACCTCTTTGAAGTCTTTAACGGTCTTGAAGTAGAGCCTCTGTTGGTCCAGCAGCTCCAGATACTCGTCATTCAGCTGATCTCTCCTCATTTTATTCTCCtgctttttcttctccatctacaCACGTGCAGTTAAGAATGAAAGTGCAAATAAAACATCATTAGTCATAATGCTGACCAGGTTTAACTCGTAAGTGCATGGAGAAAGGGTTGGATGGAGGGCCAAGGAACGGAAGGCAGAGGGTGGAGTCTGATGGCCAAATTTGGAGGAAGTTATCACATCCACCTTAACCAATTACGTTTTACCTTAATTCGACTGTGTTTGATTCCTTCCactatctgctccatctgcctgaGGAACTGCTCCTTAGCTCCTGATGACGCCATAGCCCtggatgtgcacacacacacacgtaaaatACCCAGAATTCCACAGTATCGCCACAGAGACCGTTACATAATGTTTGGATGCATCTAGGTTTAATGGATGCAATTATACGAGGTAGAGAACGTGATCATGTGCCCTGCTTCAAACAGCTATGAAACTTCAGGCAGCTGTACTCTAAATCCGACACCTTTTCCACACCCATAACTAGTACAACTCTGGCATGATCCAAAACCATGTCAGACCAACATCAAGATCCTGAACATCTTGCACTCTGATCGGTACTTGCTCAAAGTTAGTCGTCTGGCTGTGGCTCCACCCATACTCACTGTTGGAAGTTATCATGGATGGAGTTTAGCAAATTCACCTgaggagagaaacacagagtcaGGCTAAACTACACCTAAATGGAGCTGTGATGCTTCAGCTGTGGTTCCTATACTGAAACTATTAGACTCATCAGCAAAGTATGACATAATATTTCTATTACAAATTTCAgagcaatcatttcaataacCCATGAGCTCTCTTACCTCCTTCTCCAGGTACACCTTCTTGTCATCTAGTGTATTGTAGAGAGTGAAGAACTGTTTGGTCTCTTTGTGAGTTGCAGAGACTGAAAAGAGAAAGATTAGCAATATCTCATGGCTGTTTGCCAAGTATTTTAATAACTGCATGATTCAGAGTCCAAAAATACCAAAAGTTACCTTATGTATTAATAATGAAAATTAAGCTTCAAACAAGGAACACAACAAACCTTGGCTATAAAGTTCAATGAAGCGTTTCTGGTACTGTGTGAGCTCAGCTCTGCTGGGTACCTCATCGATCTTCCTTTGCAGGATGGCGATCTCCCGGTTCCTACGAGCCTGTAGGGGGCAGCAGAGACAGTGGTGTGAGTGACGGGGGTCTCTCCCACTCAATACGCAGGTTTAAAGCTGGTTCTGCAACTGCACCATCAGCAGGCGGATCTTCTGCAGCTTGTCCCGGTCAGCCGTGTGCTGTTGGTCTATCAGCTGGTTCCTCTCCTAAAACACcacagggaggaggggaggatgtCATGGTGAGAGCACGTACACATGGCATCTATTAACACCTCTTTATACACACTTATTTTTGCTCTGTGTAGTGTTATATTTTCAGGACCTTCTGATCATGTGCCTCATCTCCAATCTCAATCTTCAGGTCTTCGATGCTCTGCTGCAGTCGGGTCATCTCCTCCTAGAAACACAGAAAAGCATCATTTTGTCCGCTCACACCACTCCAGAAGTGAAGGCCTGCGGCGAATACCAGTAGAACGGACGCGGTTGGGGACTCACGCGGCAGTGTGCGCGGAAGTCCTGCTCCTGATGCTTCAGGTTCTCGTTCATGGCTACGAGGGCACGGAGCTTCTCCAGCAGACTGCAGGAGAGCAGCACAAGGGTTCAgtccacaccacatcacacacgccACTCTCGTCGTACAGCGGAACGACAGACGGGCCTGTCCGCATCCGCGCACTCCACACCATTAGGACATGAATCTGGAAGAGAAGCTTACCCAGAGTCAGCCTGAGCTTCCACATCGGCCAGAGTACTGAGCTCCTTCTGCAGGCGCTCACCCAGATCTATGGCCtactcacccacacccacacacacacacacacacacacacacacacacacacacacacacacacacacacacacacacacaacgttatGCTTAAAACACATGTGTGTGCTtaaaagactgtgtgtgtgttagggctgccatgattagtcgactagtcacgattatgtctactattaaaatagtcgacgactaatttaatagtcgatgcgtcgtgttttttttttttctctccatactgctgcggtctcgtctgcctttctgtccctaacgcacatgcgcagtagtggaaaccgaggtagacagtgaacgacatcccaggacattacacagactggtatcatggctacccggctacggaactcaaaagtgtgggatcattttccgtaaccgggttccgaaacgcgtgcaatatctgcaaggcagaactttccttccacggcagcacaaccgcgatgtaagagcacctgaagcatgttgtggcttattgtgacaatgatgaagagggaccgtcatctctgtaatctaaatcgctagttagctgctaacgttaccgtaaacagagcgttaactttgtacttacttatcgtggtaactgtaaaagttaacattagtgatggcgatttgtttcattagccttagcacgcattcgtgtgttttctgtaacgtcagtgagaccaaaactttatttttgtgaataattccttagtttcaggtacctacctaatttgatttatatgtagctacgtttgatgccagagacaaatgaaagaaagaaaaacctaaaaaaatatttctttattaatgtatttatttttgcgttgtttaagccagtgaCTTATTTAATgagtttaatgaactatgatcttaattgtttttatttttagctgaaatctaacgatgattatataatagcagttgcattctagtgtgataagctgtatgttttatattcaattaacgcacgatccgattagtcgactaatcataaaaattaatcggtgattagtcgactataaaaataatcgtttgtggcagccctagtgtgtgtgtgtgtgtgtgttaccttagTTAGTTTGCTCTTGGCCTCTTCACAGGCTGCTCTCACTTCCTGCTGCTTGACCTGCATCTGGATCACCACAATCACACCACAGGAAGAAACGGATCTACCAGAAGGGACTTCAGGCACCTCTCCAACCACttatgggtgggtgggggtgcgaGTGTGCttggggttggtgtgtgtgtttggggttggagtgtgtgtgtttggtggggtgtgtgtgtggtgtgtgtgtgtttggtgtggggTACATATAATGTATATTACCTCCTGCAGTTCTTTGTTTCTCTGCTGAATCTGTTTGTTGAGTGATGTGACCATGCGGCGGTGCTGCTGGACAGGACCGTACTGCTCTGGACGATCCTCCGCAGAGCGTTCGGCCTATAGGGAGTCACACACAGAAAAGCATAATTTTCTCCGCTCACACCACTCCAGAAGTGAAGGCCTGCAGCGAATACCAGTAGAACGGACGCGGTTGGGGACTCACGCGGCagtgtgcgcacgcacacacacacacacacacacacagaggtgaaaaacacagaaaaacctAGGATTAAACCTACGTAGCAGCTAGGATAATTGTTTTTTCTAAGCACAAATTCAAAGCCCCAGCTGAGCCCGTACATGGTGGAATAAATGTGAGCGAAGGCTTCTCACCTTCTCAGCGTACTCAAAAGCAATCTGCTTTATTTCTTCTGACTGCAGCCCCACAATCTGCCCCACTGTGCTGGCGGTCAGCCTTCCCTACGGCGAGGTCAAGAGAGGATCACGCTCAGGTCACCCCCGTAGCATCTGGACATTCTTTACTTTTAACGTAAACAGGAAGGTAGCAGCGATGCTTACTGTACCTCttctgttgccatggcagcCATTCCTGTCATAAGAGCCTTGATACGGAGCTGGATGGGGAAACACACACGTTTGACAAACATGGACCCAGTTTACGAGAGAACCACGCCTTCATGATTCACAATACACACTAATCTATTCAGATATACAGACCACTGCTGCACAGCTGGGTCATGTGACTGACCTCCTCAGCAGCTTGTAGATCCTCCTCCTCAGACACCTCAGCCATGCCAGGGGGCGGGCCCTGAGCACCATGGGCCAATTGGAGCCTCTTTTCTTCAGCCTGCAGAATATTAGTGAGCACATTAACAAGAACAACCACACTGCACAATAGCAATAAGATCACAATAGCTAGACATTTTAGCGGAGCCAGAACACAGAACAGAACGTGAGTGCAGGAAATGTGTGAGCTGTTGCATAATACTTACTTTATCTGGTTTGGAATGCTTGCTAAAACCATAACGCCTGTCCAAAGGGAAAAAGGGTAATTTAGTGTATTTTTTAGGTTAAGTACATGTATATTTTTCAATAACCTGGAAGCCATTACAAGGGAGGTAAACCAGCTCAAAAAcaatcacacacgcacatacacacacacacaaaacacacgcaGTAACCAGACATCTACATTAAGCCTTCATGCTACACTCGCCAAAACATTTAATTCAAGAAACAAATGGTCTCTGTAGCCAaaattttttatcttttttaatgtatttatcAAGCAGTAAATctgacaagcacacacatacttaCTGCAGGTAGAAGGAAATGGTTAGGCATGGACTGATTAGGATGAGAAGGGAAGATGTGAAAAGAAATGACAGGAGAAGGCAAGATGTGAAGAGAGatgacaggagaggagagcaggtaACGAGAGCTCAGACAGAGTAACAGCCATTTTGAAATCATGGaccacaggtacaagtcacagacttATCACAGAAAACAATaacatgaaatgaaaatgtacattttaaaacctatttaatatatttaaagATGACATTTAAATGACTGTAGTATAAGGCTGAAAGATGCAATGGATGAGTGACAGTGAGACATGGAGAAAAAGGATGAACTGGAgtccaaggtgtgtgtgtgtgtgtgttatttaccTGCCATACTCTAGCAGGGTGGAGTGAACCCTGGACTCTTCATCCAGCAGCTCTCCTGCATCTGCCTGTCTCTTGTATCGTCTCTGAGGAGCATACGCTTCCTACATGCACGCACAATTACACACATGATCACAGATGTCCAGGACACAGGTATGAatagcacagaaacacacagcctGCAGAGCCAAAGTGAACAGGGATACTCACACAGACATCCAGTACTGTCCTCACCGCCTTTTCCTTCCTTTGCTCAAACTCCTCATCCTATTGTGAAATCAGAAACACTCATACGCATCCTCGGAAGCACACATGCTGTTTTGATCTGGTCAGATCAGTAGTGCAATGGTCACCATCCCTATGTAATTAAACTCGGAGGATTATTCCCTACACAGTCAGGTCTGCCCTGTCTGTGAATACATCAATTGGAATGTGCTCTCACCTCAGGACAGGTGTGCGTTTTCTGAAACTGCGAGATGGAGTACGCACGCACGTAGTCTCCCATTTCCTCCCGAGTCTCTATTGCACGCTTCACCAGCCACTGCAGCAAAGACAAACAGAAGCATTCACAACAAgcaaaagcaaacacacacagacacacaacgtCAATTCACAAACATATCAATGTGAGATGTCAGTAAGAGACATCAGGTTTGCGTGTTCACCTGTACAACAGGGAAGATGTGAATGAAGTCGAGCCCTTGGATCTGATACGGCTCCAGTCTGTGAGGGCACTTCATCTTGGGCAGCACGGAAACGATCTTCTCAGTCAGCGCTCTATAGGGAAACCAGAACAAAGAAATCACCTCAGACCCCTGTGATGGGCTTTGTGCTACTTTCCCTTGTAGTCTTGTAGTTGAAAAGTGGGAGACTAGGATATTTTTGTAATCACTAAGGCTAGTGGGTGTTTATAGCATctgataaataataataatatgatatTAGATTTTATTTATAATGCACTTTA encodes:
- the ccdc93 gene encoding coiled-coil domain-containing protein 93 isoform X1, with amino-acid sequence MAATSVFQRVRTGSKIGAQYDQEGNIIQVETREDEEQSIKLAEILELLLAAGYFRARIKGLSPFDKVVGGMTWCITTCNFDIDVDLLFQENSTIGQKIALTEKIVSVLPKMKCPHRLEPYQIQGLDFIHIFPVVQWLVKRAIETREEMGDYVRAYSISQFQKTHTCPEDEEFEQRKEKAVRTVLDVCEAYAPQRRYKRQADAGELLDEESRVHSTLLEYGSPCLTISFYLQRYGFSKHSKPDKAEEKRLQLAHGAQGPPPGMAEVSEEEDLQAAEELRIKALMTGMAAMATEEGRLTASTVGQIVGLQSEEIKQIAFEYAEKAERSAEDRPEQYGPVQQHRRMVTSLNKQIQQRNKELQEMQVKQQEVRAACEEAKSKLTKAIDLGERLQKELSTLADVEAQADSGLLEKLRALVAMNENLKHQEQDFRAHCREEMTRLQQSIEDLKIEIGDEAHDQKERNQLIDQQHTADRDKLQKIRLLMARRNREIAILQRKIDEVPSRAELTQYQKRFIELYSQVSATHKETKQFFTLYNTLDDKKVYLEKEVNLLNSIHDNFQQAMASSGAKEQFLRQMEQIVEGIKHSRIKMEKKKQENKMRRDQLNDEYLELLDQQRLYFKTVKDFKEECRKNEMLLSKLRAKGAS
- the ccdc93 gene encoding coiled-coil domain-containing protein 93 isoform X2, with amino-acid sequence MAATSVFQRVRTGSKIGAQYDQEGNIIQVETREDEEQSIKLAEILELLLAAGYFRARIKGLSPFDKVVGGMTWCITTCNFDIDVDLLFQENSTIGQKIALTEKIVSVLPKMKCPHRLEPYQIQGLDFIHIFPVVQWLVKRAIETREEMGDYVRAYSISQFQKTHTCPEDEEFEQRKEKAVRTVLDVCEAYAPQRRYKRQADAGELLDEESRVHSTLLEYGRRYGFSKHSKPDKAEEKRLQLAHGAQGPPPGMAEVSEEEDLQAAEELRIKALMTGMAAMATEEGRLTASTVGQIVGLQSEEIKQIAFEYAEKAERSAEDRPEQYGPVQQHRRMVTSLNKQIQQRNKELQEMQVKQQEVRAACEEAKSKLTKAIDLGERLQKELSTLADVEAQADSGLLEKLRALVAMNENLKHQEQDFRAHCREEMTRLQQSIEDLKIEIGDEAHDQKERNQLIDQQHTADRDKLQKIRLLMARRNREIAILQRKIDEVPSRAELTQYQKRFIELYSQVSATHKETKQFFTLYNTLDDKKVYLEKEVNLLNSIHDNFQQAMASSGAKEQFLRQMEQIVEGIKHSRIKMEKKKQENKMRRDQLNDEYLELLDQQRLYFKTVKDFKEECRKNEMLLSKLRAKGAS